The genomic stretch CACTGTGCCTTCAGGGCCCGTCTCTAAGTGCACAGACAGAAGGCTTAGGCATTCCCAGATAGGTACAAGTAAATGCTTTACAAAAAAGTTTTATCAGACAGTTTAACATtaacatttaaagtaaaataaaactcaaaacgCCTATTTTATATGATGTATTCTTCGTTGAAAAACATGTTCATTTTCTTAGCCAGTTTTGCGTGTTCCGTCGCTGGCAGTCTTGTACGGGAATACAGAGATGAGCCAAGTGGCCTGTTTCTTGCCTTTACCAGGCTTATGGGGAACACTGGCTTGAACAAAATAAATTCACACATAAATGTAACACTGCGATTCTGATAAGTGCTAGGAGTGAGAAGTACATgataggaagtttaaaaaaaaaaaaaaagagtaatttgaCCTAGTCATGGAGACTTCTCCAGAAGGATATAAAATGGGTAGTCGTTTGTCCATGGGGGATATGGGAGACAGGAAGTGAAGTGTTCATATAGAGAAAACCTATTGGAGGGAGTGGCCAGTGTGGATGGAAGCCTGATCAAGGGAAGGTCTGGTGGGGATGAGGCTGGTATGGGGGCTGAGGAGCGGGACCACTGCAGGACACAAACATCCTGGTCTTTATCCTGAAATCAACTTTTTAAGCAGGAGGTAAGACTGGAACAATTTAAAAGGCATATTCAGGCATTTAATGAACACTGTTTACTGGATGGCTAGGGCAGAGATGGACAGTAGATGGATTCAGGAGAGTGGGATCACATTGGTAAGACCTGCTGATGTTTTGGATGTGAGGAGTAGGGGAAGGGCAGTGTCAGTGATGGATTTCAAATGGCTTGAAAGAGCAGATGGATAATGTtatccctgggggtggggagcttttAGGGAGTAAATAAGGAGGAAACAGatcatgagtttatttttggcTTAACATTTGTGCTTCTCATTGCTCCCCACAAGTAAAAATTcatgacagaaaaaaatcaaagatttttctGCACaagttaaattctttttcttttttgttttcccattttccaGTGTGTAGCACACAtatacagtaggtgcttaataagtgTTTTCTgaattgttgaattaaaaaattggAAGAGTTGAAACGCAGTTTTAATGTTACGTGTATCTGCTCTCCTTTTCTTAGGATGGCTGGCTGTGGTGAAGTTGATCACTCGATAAACATGCTTCCTACGAACAGGAAAGCGAATGAGTCCTGTTCTAACACTGCGCCTTCGCTCACTGTCCCCGAATGTGCCATTTGCCTGCAGACCTGCGTCCACCCCGTCAGTCTCCCGTGTAAGCATGTGTTCTGCTATCTGTGTGTAAAGGGAGCTTCATGGCTTGGAAAGCGATGTGCCCTGTGTCGACAAGAAATTCCTGAAGATTTCCTTGACAAGCCAACCTTACTGTCCCCAGAAGAACTCAAGGCAGCAAGTCGAGGAAACGGTGAATATGCGTGGTATTACGAAGGAAGAAATGGGTGGTGGCAGTATGACGAGCGCACTAGTAGAGAGTTGGAAGATGCTTTTTCCAAAGGTAAAAAGAGCACTGAAATGTTAATTGCTGGGTTTCTGTATGTTGCTGATCTTGAAAATATGGTTCAATACAGGAGAAATGAGCACGGACGTCGCAGGAAGATTAAGCGGGATATAATAGATATACCAAAGAAGGGAGTAGCTGGACTTAGGCTGGACTGTGACTCCAGCACGGTCAACCTAGCAAGAGAGAGCTCTGCCGACGGAGCGGACAGCGTGCCAGCGCAGAGTGGAGCTTCCGTTCAGCCCCTGGCGTCTTCTGCAAGGCCCCCAGCATCGGTGGATGGTCCCTTAACAAGCCCTGCCACGCCGTCCCCGGATGCGAGCACTTCTCTGGAAGactcttttgctcatttgcaccTCGGTGGAGACAGCATAGCTGAAAGGAGTCACaggggggaaggagaagaggatcACGAGTCGCCGTCCTCAGGCAGGGTCCCCGCACCAGACACCTCCGTGGAGGAGACCGAGTCCGATGCCAGTAGTGAAAGCGAGGAAGTACCTGTGCTTGGTGCACAGCACTCCTTGACCCACCAGAGACTTTTGGTTCCTAGTGTAAACCAGACAGTATCTGATAGATCAGATCGATCGGGGACTGATCGACCAGTCGCAGGGGGTGGAACAGTGAATGCTGGTGTCCGGTCTAGAAGACCTGATGGCCAGTGCACAGTAACTGAAGTTTAAATACGACAGTCTTCAGCTCCAGGCTCAAAGTTAAGGCGGCGCTCTGTAAATTTCTGCCCACGTAACATACTCGTCCCTGGTAGTGCGTTGTTGGGAGCTGGGGGGGGAAGGGGTGTGGGGAGGACAGACCTGTAATTAAAATGTCTAACGTGTCTCTGTTGaggaatttatttaatataaggaACTTGGCGTTAATAGTTGAGAGCTGTTTAGTAATAACCCAGTTTTCTTGAGGTctgtttattttatagtttttaaaagtttcttcagTTCCTTTGGCCAGCGTGTGTGTATTATCTGTGCATTAACAGTCCTCATCTGACTCTTGCATTGTGTCTTACTTTTCTGCATGGATTGACGTAAAACCATTACTAAAATCTGGCACCTCTGAGGTGTCTGGTATCGGTATGAGCAGGAAGCTTAATGTGAGAATAGATGTGAATTCGGGAttttaaaatagatgaataaCAACTATTAAATAGTAAAGTTACCGAAATGGAAGTGTAAAGAAAACAGCTAATAACTCCTGTTTCAGAATCTTGTCTGTAACATACTCCATGGCATTTCCCATAGGCTCTGCTGTCTGGTCCTTGTAGTTTGAGGTTTCTCTTgacctgcatttttctttttgattacagaatttataatttaataaatactagAGTTTACCAAAAATAACTTGTCCGTTGTCTGAGTGtggaaagaagatgaaaacattttGACATTTGTGGCCAAAGGTCAGTAACCAGGTGGTGATTTGAATCGGTTGTGCTCAGCTTATTCAGCTGCTCAGAAGCTTGGTTTTTTAACCGACTCCACAAGCAATTGCGTGCAATAAATACGTATGGAAGTAAACCTAACACTCGGGGGACCTAGACGTCTGACGTAACTGGTAACAGGCACCATGCACCCTGTAGACTGTCATTGCCAGCCACCATTAGTGGCTTGACGCTAATGAATCCAATGGTAGGTTTATTTATAAACAGCATTAGTAGACACAAACTTAAAACGTAAAATCTGTGGCAAAATAAGAAGTCTTGGATTAACTTGGTGATCCCGTATTTGGTTCCGAAAAATGGTAATGTTTGTCTTAATATAGTTTAACTCAAAACCGTAGGATTGTGTTGAAGCGTATGCaggttatttttaatgtttttcaaatgTGAATTAAATGTTACCATAGCAAATACAAACTGTCACTACTTTGAAACTAGCTTTTATCTCTTGTTGTAATAGGTTAGAGTTGGGAGTTAAGTCTTACTTTGATGTTCTTTAAAGCCTGTATTACAGAGATGATCATAAAAGTGTCAGCTGTGCATTTGTATTAAGTCTGCTTTCAAAATATAGCTAGTTCtaaaaaagaaagctgtttttcagaaaaaaaaatagaaatctatatAATGCAAATGTATGTTCTAGGATGCTTCAGGAGTGCCTTTAAAATCTGAGGAAGTTTTGATGTAAAGCTAAATTGTTACTACATAAGCAGTAGTATTTTTACTAGTAGTTTGGAAATCCCAGGGCATATACATCCTGGCAAATTTTATAGTCCGTAGACTTCCCACAAGATGGATATTGTTTAGTaggtgattatttttaattttatttattcgtgagacacacagagaggcagagacacaggcagagggagaagcaggctccatgcagggagcctgatacgggactcgatccagggactccaggatcacgccctgagccaagggcagacactcaaccgctgagccacccaggggcccctagtaGGTAATTTAAAGTAGAAAACTAATTATTAAAACACCAAATAAGACTCCCAAGTTCgggggggagagggagtagcaTTTTTATTGAAGGAGGGGCcattagaaaattaaaagacgAGCCATTCCCCAAttctttctttataaagattttattttttttgtttttaaatgatttctacacccagtgtgtGGGGGTCAAACTCAAcaaccccatgatcaagagtcacatgccccaatgactggcccagccaggtgcccctccccaaaTCTTCATTACCTCCCAGCTAGTTAGAGCTGAAGAAAATGGTTgatcataccttttttttttttttttttaagattttatttatttattcatgagagacacaggcagagggagaagcaggctccctccagggagcccaacgtggaactcgatcccaggaccctggggtcacggcctgggccgaaggtggtgctaaaccgctgagccccccaggggtccccaatCATACCTCTTCTTACTGTCCCTGACTCCTCTCCACTTTTGTTCTTTAGTGCAAATCTCAGTAcgttatttttgtaaattatttccccaggtaaaacagaaaaagtaGTACGAAAAATAACCCAGGGATAGGTTTGTGGAAAggtgtttccttttaaaaactggtCTTTGGTTACAGTGTAAGAATTACTGTGGCAACTTATGATAATTTTTAGGCCAAAAGTGTTATATATTCTAGCGAAATGTTTCAGATTACTTGATGATTACCCAGATATACGGAAAACTAGATCAGTAAGTcagtgattgaaaaaaaatacaaaaaatcaaACACTAGCGTAGCCTTTAAAGTAATTCTGGTTGAACGCCTGTGAGTGTCCAGCACTGGAGCTCCCCTGGAGCCCGGTATTTCGTCCCCCTACTtattaaattttcctttcctaGCAATGGCCTCTCTGTTTGCAGGTCCGCCCCACACCGTTCCTACAAGCTCCTTTTCCATCTGTAAGGCCTCCTCCAAACAGAGCTCTCTGCCGGAAGACACCGACCTTTTCAAGGCTCTGATGACTTGGGGAGGCCCCTGGGTGAACTGCCCGAGCCAGGCTCGCGCCTCCTGCAGACAGCTGGCCTCGTCCGAGGCACGCAGCACCTCCTCCACCATGCCCAGGCTCAGGGCCCTGGCGGCGTCCAGGGGGAGGGCGCCGCTTAGCACCTTGAGGGCCTGCCGGGCGCCCAGCAGCTCCACGAGGCGGGTGCCGCCGCCCCAGCTCGGCACGATGCCCATCTCCCTGTGGACGAACCTGATCTCGCCGTCCGCGGTCATGAGCCTGCAAGACAAGGGCGAACCTCCGTGAGTGAGTCCGCACCGCGGCCGGGCCTGGGGGGCGGCCTCGCTCCTAAACGCCCGCCCGCTCTAAACGCCCGCCAGACCGCCCCCAGAGTGCAGGCCCATGGCTCTCAAGAACTGGCTCTAGGCCCGGCGTCTACACGGTGCTCGCGCGAGCCCGCGGGGAGCCCACAGGGAGTACAGGGAGCccgcggggagcgcggggagcaCGAGGAGCACCACCTACGGGGCCGACCGGCTGGGGGCCGCGGGCCCAGCCAGCAAGCCCTGCGCTCCCTTCACAGTCCTTTGGGACCCAGGAAAGGGCCGTGGGCCACGGGGTCAAGACGCCACCAGCGCTCCAGCCAGCCCGGGAGGCCACCCTGGGGAGGCGACCCTGGGGCGCGCACCGATGTCCCCAGCCTGCAGGGGAACAAGACCCAGACACCCCCGCGAGGCCCCACCCTGGACCCCGGCAGGGCAGCGACTGCGTGTGCCGGAGCCTCCCTGGGACGTGGGGAGAGGACACGGGGGCCGGTGCCCCTCCTTGGCCCTGGGGAAGACCGCAGAGCAGTCGCAGCCCGACGCCACAGACCCCACGTGGGGCCCGGCCGGTAGGTGGGTGACCGCGCACCCCGAGCAATCACCGTGCAAACCTCCAGTGTGGACCCAAGGTCATGtctgagctttaaaaaatatttttttaaggttttatttatttattcctgagagacacacagagagaggcagagacacaggcagagggagaagcaggctcctctcaggaagcccggcgtgggacttgacccagggGTCAGGACCTGGGTCAAAGGTGAACCTCGCCACTGGGACCCCCAGGCGCCCGTGAACTCTTGTAAGTAATTGTGTTGGGAGACCACAAGCCTTTGATGCAAAGTGCATAGCTTAACGGAGACTGCCGGGCTCTGAGGACAGATGGGCTGCATACGACACCCCGAACGAAATACAGCAAAGAAAAAGACTCATGATATAAAGATGATGAGAAAGACTAAACTACTTACCTCTGGGCTTCAGTGTGcttgtttataaaatagaataatagtaCTTATGCCATACAATTAGGAatattaagtgagttaatatataAAGGTGCTTAGAATCTATTTGCCAGAATTCATCTAAACAGAAGGAATCCTGGATTGCATTTGTGTGTTTAAAAAACCGTCACTGTGAAATCTGCCTCAGTCCCATCCACGGGGCAGTATTACACTTTTATTTGGAATATAGATGTGTATATTTTGTGGCCTCGCAGGGCCCGACATACTGTAAGCTATGGGTACTGGCTTCTAGGAAGGTGTCTGCGTTGACAGCAGGGTCACTACGAGTAACGGCAATGTTTCTGCTACAAGATGAGTATAAAGTGGTTTCCTGTAGTTATTAAAAGGGCTTGATCCCTAAAGTACTGAAAGTGAAAGAACTATACTTACACGGGGAATACCGACAAATGATGGTTGTACTGTCCTGCCTCAGAGACATACACACCATGTTTATAGATAAGCCTAAAGTAAATATTGccaagttgatttaaaaaaattgagaggaagtcaaactgtaagagactcctaactctgggaaacacagaaagggttacagaaggggaggaggaagggaatgaggtgactgggtgacaggcactgaggagggtacctgatgggatgagcactgggtgttagacttaatgttggcaaactgagtttaaataaattttaaaaaacaccagAAAACACAGACACATCTAAGATTAACCTAAGGAATACTATGTAATACAAGTAAAagcacaaatattttcaaattttaaggaAGGCCTGTCACCAATACAGTAACAGTAATACAATGTCATAAATCTAAAGTTTGGAAACATTGATTTtattgctacattttttttttttaacttgaagttcgatttcccaacatatagtgtaacgcctgtgctcatcccgccaagcgACCCCTCAGTGCAGAAACAGTCATTTCCATCAACTGTAGTCTGGGCGCAGAAACTGCTCGGTCCTTTTACAGGGCGGTAAGCACCCGGAGGACAAGCCCACGGCGATGTGAGCTAACAGTCCCTGCGGGGTCCACCTGGGCGGGGGCGCCTGCACGGCGGCCTCGGCCCAGCTTCCTCCCCGACCTCACGTCCCGGCAAGTCCTGACAAAGCGGCCCCAGGAGCCCAAGGTCCCTCCCGGGAGCACACCGGCGGAGCTCACCTCTAAGGGGcctgcggcgggggcgggggcgggggaagcTTCACCGCCCCTGCTCGCCCTCAAGCGGTCCCGCGGGGGCAGCGGCGACACGCACAGTCCTACCCGACCCGTGCCGACCGCGGTCAGGGCTCTGGAAGGACCCCAGGCTGTCCCCGCGTCCCAGAGCGGGCACTCGGCACTGTATGGACTCAGCTAGTATTTTTGGGGCGGGGCGACCCCGGGTAGCTCGCCCGCCCTTCCCACGGGCCTTCCCACGCTCCTTCCCACGCCAGGCCGGGCCGGGGCTCACCACTGCTGCGCACAGAGACAGGCAGGTTTCATCCCGCATAGCACAGCTAAACCCTTGATCTTCCaaagaaacacaggaaacaaaactACAGACAATTCCCACGCGCACACCAATGAACATGAACATTTCTGCATTACCAAAAAcctcttaaaaatgcaaattaaaacttgatttttcattatcaaaatgagaaaagcggttttaaaaaattatacccCTGATAAGACAGGGTGCTCTCGCACAGATGCTCCTCGGCTGCTGGCACTAGGATAAAGGGGCCGAATCTTTCCTGAAGGATAACGTGGCACTAACGTATGAAAGATTCTGGACATTTTCTTACCCTTGATGAAGTACTTGAACTGCTCACGGGATTCATTCTAAGGGGATAATCTGAAATGTGGCAAAGCCTTGCGTATAAGGCAGTTGTCGCGACATTAATCATAACAAGGAAAAACGGGAAAGCACCAGAAGAGGATACGTTAGTGTATCCGTATCGATGGAATATCTTGTACTTGGTAGACTCATGGTTTCGGGTATATTCAATGCTAGAACGCCATCATTTTATAAACTATACACCATATGAtcctagttttttaaaataaaaaagtatctatttaaaaaaaaacctgaagagaGCACGCCCAGCGCTGGCAGGTGCCTCGGGAAGGGGGCTGCAGCTCCTGTCCCGCACAGCCCCGGACTGGACAGGCGCCGAGGGGTGCTCGGGGCGCGGGGGCCTGCCACCCTCCGGCCCGCCCCGACCGACCCTAACCCGCGGTCAGCACGGCCCCCGGGGGCGTGGTTACTAGAACGAGCAATGTCCCTTTACAATTAGAAAATgcaagaaacattttaaaaatctcgcCGCCTGTGTCGTTGGTTCCTGGGGCTGCCGGAGGAGCTCAGCGGGTCCCCGCGGGGCCGCGCACCCTGGGGGCTCTTCCCCCTACGGGCCTCCCCGGCCGGGCCCCACGCCCCTCCTCGCTCACTTCCCAGCCCGCCTCACGTCTTCACTGCCTGAAGGTCCCCCGCAATCCAGGGTAACGTCCCGCCGCCAACCCCGGGCCCTCACGGCACTGGCGAGGGCCCTCGGGCCAACCGGCAGCAGGCAGGGCACGGGCCGCGCGCCCACGAGTCCTCGCTGCCCCCTCCCCGAGGCCGACTGCCAAGGGCCGGCCCGCCGTGGGGCCAGGCCTCACTGAGCAGTGCGCGACGGGCACGTACGGTGGATGCCCCGcaccatattaaaaacaaacaaaaaaggaagctgGAGACAAGAAATTAAGAGGACCATGAGGGAGGCCAACACACTGACAGCCCGTGCCCGTCCGCGGCACACGAACCGGGCCAGCTTCCAGGGAGCGCGCGCAACGGCGTGGGCCGGCACCCCGGGGCCTGGCGCCAAGGGCAGGGGCGCCCACGGGCAGGGGCACCCACGGGCAGGGGCACCCACGGGCAGGGGCGCCCAGGGGCAGGGGCGCCCACGGGCAGGGGCGCCCAGGGGCCCAGCCGA from Canis aureus isolate CA01 chromosome 1, VMU_Caureus_v.1.0, whole genome shotgun sequence encodes the following:
- the RNF146 gene encoding E3 ubiquitin-protein ligase RNF146 isoform X1; the encoded protein is MMAGCGEVDHSINMLPTNRKANESCSNTAPSLTVPECAICLQTCVHPVSLPCKHVFCYLCVKGASWLGKRCALCRQEIPEDFLDKPTLLSPEELKAASRGNGEYAWYYEGRNGWWQYDERTSRELEDAFSKGKKSTEMLIAGFLYVADLENMVQYRRNEHGRRRKIKRDIIDIPKKGVAGLRLDCDSSTVNLARESSADGADSVPAQSGASVQPLASSARPPASVDGPLTSPATPSPDASTSLEDSFAHLHLGGDSIAERSHRGEGEEDHESPSSGRVPAPDTSVEETESDASSESEEVPVLGAQHSLTHQRLLVPSVNQTVSDRSDRSGTDRPVAGGGTVNAGVRSRRPDGQCTVTEV
- the RNF146 gene encoding E3 ubiquitin-protein ligase RNF146 isoform X2; this encodes MAGCGEVDHSINMLPTNRKANESCSNTAPSLTVPECAICLQTCVHPVSLPCKHVFCYLCVKGASWLGKRCALCRQEIPEDFLDKPTLLSPEELKAASRGNGEYAWYYEGRNGWWQYDERTSRELEDAFSKGKKSTEMLIAGFLYVADLENMVQYRRNEHGRRRKIKRDIIDIPKKGVAGLRLDCDSSTVNLARESSADGADSVPAQSGASVQPLASSARPPASVDGPLTSPATPSPDASTSLEDSFAHLHLGGDSIAERSHRGEGEEDHESPSSGRVPAPDTSVEETESDASSESEEVPVLGAQHSLTHQRLLVPSVNQTVSDRSDRSGTDRPVAGGGTVNAGVRSRRPDGQCTVTEV
- the ECHDC1 gene encoding ethylmalonyl-CoA decarboxylase isoform X1, encoding MPYLQEMAGNLLKTSSLSVRTKLLHQTGLSLYNTSHGFHEEDLKKKLQQFPGGSVDLQKEDSGIGILTLNNPSKMNAFSGVMMLQLLEKVIELENWTEGKGLIVRGAKNTFSSGSDLNAVKALATPEAHDRGRRDQVRPQGDGHRAELGRRHPPRGAAGRPAGPQGAKRRPPPGRRQGPEPGHGGGGAACLGRGQLSAGGASLARAVHPGASPSHQSLEKVGVFRQRALFGGGLTDGKGACRNGVGRTCKQRGHC